In Silene latifolia isolate original U9 population chromosome X, ASM4854445v1, whole genome shotgun sequence, the following proteins share a genomic window:
- the LOC141617480 gene encoding uncharacterized protein LOC141617480 isoform X1, protein MPSLWKKQKGSKISRLVVDLQTTSPKRREALIVENGVSPSMVDVFGKSKDKLHKLSLKKKHRSKKHNTSLTMEEHNYPLPRLPTLARTFIVVVSLYTKRTILGVSIGAFVLFLLEIVKKVIKPKHGQDVPNVEQNEIQKEESGKENVDVILNEGVDMYLDKDVQENGVLTNGTETEDGGNEANVKDGTTRCLKVKIIKQGDSDSELVKNGSDEEKIWNEIVSEIDSLDKSYSIWPRQNQPFDDGTPIGSGEQLGKTEMMSNIDECSNMFDQIDKVKKRRKFWKKLVPKHIRKSKKNKHGKEAHDSSVHCLDDSTTEMEDNEMDEKEETFSISSNDDNKDEEDECFNIVNNSYAETLQVKDDNKCYFGMKGMIVLVIPLVGLIGGRFLAFVLTIVACVMHSMLRG, encoded by the exons ATGCCTTCCCTATGGAAGAAGCAGAAAGGGAGCAAGATTTCTCGATTGGTTGTCGATCTTCAAACTACCTCGCCTAAACGTCGTGAGGCGCTTATTGTCGAAAATGGGGTATCACCATCCATGGTTGATGTCTTTGGTAAGAGCAAggataaattacataaattatcctTAAAAAAGAAACACCGGTCCAAGAAACATAACACATCGTTGACAATGGAAGAGCACAATTATCCTTTGCCTAGACTTCCTACATTGGCTA GAACATTTATTGTGGTTGTGTCATTGTATACTAAGAGGACTATTTTGGGTGTTTCAATTGGAGCTTTTGTGTTGTTTTTATTGGAAATTGTAAAGAAAGTAATCAAGCCTAAGCATGGTCAAGATGTTCCAAATGTAGAGCaaaacgagattcagaaagaagAAAGTGGAAAAGAGAATGTCGATGTTATTTTGAATGAAGGGGTTGATATGTATTTGGACAAGGATGTTCAGGAAAATGGTGTATTGACAAATGGCACCGAAACAGAAGATGGTGGCAATGAAGCAAATGTAAAAGACGGAACTACTAGATGTCTTAAGGTtaagataattaaacaagggGATAGCGATAGTGAACTCGTAAAAAATGGTTCCGATGAAGAGAAAATTTGGAACGAAATCGTAAGTGAGATTGATTCACTTGATAAAAGTTATTCTATATGGCCAAGGCAAAACCAACCATTTGATGATGGTACTCCTATTGGATCCGGTGAACAGCTTGGAAAAACCGAAATGATGTCGAATATTGACGAATGTTCTAATatgtttgatcaaattgacaaagTAAAGAAAAGGAGAAAATTTTGGAAGAAACTTGTGCCAAAACATATACGCAAGAGCAAAAAGAACAAGCATGGAAAAGAAGCTCATGACTCATCCGTTCATTGTCTGGACGATAGCACGACGGAAATGGAAGACAATGAAATGGACGAGAAGGAAGAAACATTCTCAATCTCCTCAAATGATGATAACaaagatgaagaagatgaatgttTTAACATTGTAAACAATAGCTACGCTGAAACATTGCAAGTGAAGGATGATAACAAATGTTACTTTGGAATGAAGGGGATGATTGTGCTTGTAATTCCGCTTGTTGGTCTAATTGGTGGTCGATTTTTGGCATTTGTACTAACAATTGTTGCTTGTGTTATGCACAGCATGTTAAGAGGTTGA
- the LOC141617480 gene encoding uncharacterized protein LOC141617480 isoform X2 has translation MPSLWKKQKGSKISRLVVDLQTTSPKRREALIVENGVSPSMVDVFGKSKDKLHKLSLKKKHRSKKHNTSLTMEEHNYPLPRLPTLAKQNEIQKEESGKENVDVILNEGVDMYLDKDVQENGVLTNGTETEDGGNEANVKDGTTRCLKVKIIKQGDSDSELVKNGSDEEKIWNEIVSEIDSLDKSYSIWPRQNQPFDDGTPIGSGEQLGKTEMMSNIDECSNMFDQIDKVKKRRKFWKKLVPKHIRKSKKNKHGKEAHDSSVHCLDDSTTEMEDNEMDEKEETFSISSNDDNKDEEDECFNIVNNSYAETLQVKDDNKCYFGMKGMIVLVIPLVGLIGGRFLAFVLTIVACVMHSMLRG, from the exons ATGCCTTCCCTATGGAAGAAGCAGAAAGGGAGCAAGATTTCTCGATTGGTTGTCGATCTTCAAACTACCTCGCCTAAACGTCGTGAGGCGCTTATTGTCGAAAATGGGGTATCACCATCCATGGTTGATGTCTTTGGTAAGAGCAAggataaattacataaattatcctTAAAAAAGAAACACCGGTCCAAGAAACATAACACATCGTTGACAATGGAAGAGCACAATTATCCTTTGCCTAGACTTCCTACATTGGCTA AGCaaaacgagattcagaaagaagAAAGTGGAAAAGAGAATGTCGATGTTATTTTGAATGAAGGGGTTGATATGTATTTGGACAAGGATGTTCAGGAAAATGGTGTATTGACAAATGGCACCGAAACAGAAGATGGTGGCAATGAAGCAAATGTAAAAGACGGAACTACTAGATGTCTTAAGGTtaagataattaaacaagggGATAGCGATAGTGAACTCGTAAAAAATGGTTCCGATGAAGAGAAAATTTGGAACGAAATCGTAAGTGAGATTGATTCACTTGATAAAAGTTATTCTATATGGCCAAGGCAAAACCAACCATTTGATGATGGTACTCCTATTGGATCCGGTGAACAGCTTGGAAAAACCGAAATGATGTCGAATATTGACGAATGTTCTAATatgtttgatcaaattgacaaagTAAAGAAAAGGAGAAAATTTTGGAAGAAACTTGTGCCAAAACATATACGCAAGAGCAAAAAGAACAAGCATGGAAAAGAAGCTCATGACTCATCCGTTCATTGTCTGGACGATAGCACGACGGAAATGGAAGACAATGAAATGGACGAGAAGGAAGAAACATTCTCAATCTCCTCAAATGATGATAACaaagatgaagaagatgaatgttTTAACATTGTAAACAATAGCTACGCTGAAACATTGCAAGTGAAGGATGATAACAAATGTTACTTTGGAATGAAGGGGATGATTGTGCTTGTAATTCCGCTTGTTGGTCTAATTGGTGGTCGATTTTTGGCATTTGTACTAACAATTGTTGCTTGTGTTATGCACAGCATGTTAAGAGGTTGA